A window from Salvia miltiorrhiza cultivar Shanhuang (shh) chromosome 2, IMPLAD_Smil_shh, whole genome shotgun sequence encodes these proteins:
- the LOC131011637 gene encoding protein LIKE COV 2-like, translating into MRVELMAAESSSNRGKKESTASGLLNSPTRLNDDVEDPVKSPPPSPNNSSTRKACYAVLQSWVSKKFMTGCVVLFPVAVTFFITWWFIQFVDGFFSPIYERLGIDIFGLGFITSIFFIFFVGIFASSWLGSTVFLIGEWFIKRMPFVKHIYSASKQISSAISPDQNTTAFKEVAIIRHPRVGEYAFGFITSSVVLQRDNEDEELCSVYVPTNHLYIGDIFLVNSKDIIRPNLSIREGIEIIVSVGMSMPQIISPIEEHARLNDRIPPSRMLI; encoded by the exons ATGAGAGTGGAATTAATGGCGGCGGAGAGCAGCAGCAATCGGGGCAAGAAAGAGTCAACGGCATCAGGGTTGTTGAATTCGCCGACGCGTCTAAACGACGACGTTGAAGATCCCGTCAAATCCCCGCCGCCCTCCCCCAACAATTCCTCTACGCGCAAG GCTTGCTATGCTGTTCTTCAGAGTTGGGTTTCCAAGAAGTTCATGACTGGATG TGTGGTTCTATTTCCAGTTGCTGTTACATTTTTTATCACTTGGTGGTTTATCCAGTTCGTTGATGGTTTCTTCAGCCCTATCTATGAGAGGCTTGGCATTGACATATTTG GCCTTGGATTCAttacatcaattttttttatcttctttgtTGGAATATTTGCTTCGTCATGGTTGGGTTCCACCGTTTTCTTGATAGGAGAATGGTTTATAAAGCGAATGCCCTTTGTAAAACATATATATTCAGCATCGAAGCAAATTAGTTCTGCAATCTCACCAG ATCAGAATACAACTGCTTTCAAGGAGGTTGCTATTATCCGCCATCCTCGTGTCGGAGAATATGCTTTTGGCTTTATTACATCATCTGTAGTTCTTCAG AGAGATAATGAGGATGAAGAACTATGCTCTGTGTACGTGCCAACAAATCATTTATACATCGGGGACATATTTCTAGTTAACTCAAAAGACATCATTCGGCCAAACTTGTCTATCCGAGAGGGCATTG AGATCATCGTCTCTGTGGGGATGTCAATGCCTCAGATCATTTCTCCAATTGAAGAGCATGCGCGTCTGAATGACCGGATCCCTCCTAGTAGAATGTTGATTTAG
- the LOC131011636 gene encoding WAT1-related protein At1g43650-like isoform X1, producing the protein MAGLRSLLASLETKKPYLAMILIQFISAGMSLLSKAAITTGMDPYVFVVYRQAFATFALAPFAFFLERGNKSPPLPFTLFCKIVLVSTGIAVSLNLFHFALSYVSATFASALVNMCPAMTFILALCFRMERLSIKQGHGMAKVVGSALGFAGAMVCTFVQGPAIYSESRKDFLRAYKQSYSRGDWMKGSLIMLGANGAWCMWFIMQGPLIKQYPAKLRLTALQCLSSCALSAIWAAAKQRERESWRLGWNINLVSVFYCGAISTAICYWLIVWVVEKKGPVFGAAFSPLALIITAVFSAILLQETLHWGRFLLQHTIPYFFKLMDHLSMFCLYLQCWWSCFAGDWALWHSLGEV; encoded by the exons ATGGCTGGCTTGCGAAGTCTGCTGGCGTCTCTGGAGACGAAGAAGCCATACCTGGCCATGATACTCATACAGTTCATCTCTGCTGGCATGTCTTTGCTGTCTAAGGCCGCCATCACTACGGGGATGGACCCTTACGTCTTTGTAGTCTATCGCCAAGCATTTGCTACGTTTGCATTGGCCCCTTTCGCATTCTTCCTTGAGAG AGGCAACAAGTCTCCTCCACTGCCATTCACCTTGTTCTGCAAGATAGTCTTGGTTTCGACAGG GATCGCAGTGAGCTTGAATCTCTTCCACTTTGCCCTCAGCTATGTCTCTGCAACGTTTGCTAGTGCGTTAGTCAATATGTGCCCGGCCATGACGTTCATCTTAGCTCTCTGCTTCCG AATGGAAAGGCTGTCAATAAAACAAGGGCATGGAATGGCTAAAGTGGTTGGTTCTGCATTAGGCTTTGCAGGAGCTATGGTGTGCACTTTCGTCCAAGGGCCCGCGATCTACTCAGAGAGCCGGAAAGACTTCCTGCGCGCCTACAAGCAAAGCTACTCGAGAGGCGACTGGATGAAGGGGTCCCTCATCATGCTAGGAGCCAACGGGGCGTGGTGCATGTGGTTCATCATGCAG GGCCCATTGATCAAGCAGTATCCTGCCAAACTACGTCTCACAGCTCTGCAATGTCTCTCTAGCTGTGCATTGTCGGCAATCTGGGCTGCAGCAaagcaaagagagagagaatcttGGAGGCTTGGATGGAACATCAACCTTGTTTCAGTCTTTTATTGT GGGGCGATTTCGACTGCAATCTGTTACTGGCTAATTGTTTGGGTGGTGGAGAAGAAAGGGCCGGTGTTTGGCGCAGCGTTCTCGCCGTTAGCACTGATCATCACGGCGGTTTTCTCAGCCATATTGTTGCAGGAGACGCTTCACTGGGGAAGGTTTCTCCTCCAACACACCATACCTTACTTTTTTAAGTTGATGGATCATTTGAGTATGTTTTGCTTGTATTTGCAGTGTTGGTGGAGCTGTTTTGCTGGTGATTGGGCTTTATGGCATTCTCTGGGGGAAGTCTAA
- the LOC131011636 gene encoding WAT1-related protein At1g43650-like isoform X2: MAGLRSLLASLETKKPYLAMILIQFISAGMSLLSKAAITTGMDPYVFVVYRQAFATFALAPFAFFLERGNKSPPLPFTLFCKIVLVSTGIAVSLNLFHFALSYVSATFASALVNMCPAMTFILALCFRMERLSIKQGHGMAKVVGSALGFAGAMVCTFVQGPAIYSESRKDFLRAYKQSYSRGDWMKGSLIMLGANGAWCMWFIMQGPLIKQYPAKLRLTALQCLSSCALSAIWAAAKQRERESWRLGWNINLVSVFYCGAISTAICYWLIVWVVEKKGPVFGAAFSPLALIITAVFSAILLQETLHWGSVGGAVLLVIGLYGILWGKSKETKIAVTNQQSVPKETTP; the protein is encoded by the exons ATGGCTGGCTTGCGAAGTCTGCTGGCGTCTCTGGAGACGAAGAAGCCATACCTGGCCATGATACTCATACAGTTCATCTCTGCTGGCATGTCTTTGCTGTCTAAGGCCGCCATCACTACGGGGATGGACCCTTACGTCTTTGTAGTCTATCGCCAAGCATTTGCTACGTTTGCATTGGCCCCTTTCGCATTCTTCCTTGAGAG AGGCAACAAGTCTCCTCCACTGCCATTCACCTTGTTCTGCAAGATAGTCTTGGTTTCGACAGG GATCGCAGTGAGCTTGAATCTCTTCCACTTTGCCCTCAGCTATGTCTCTGCAACGTTTGCTAGTGCGTTAGTCAATATGTGCCCGGCCATGACGTTCATCTTAGCTCTCTGCTTCCG AATGGAAAGGCTGTCAATAAAACAAGGGCATGGAATGGCTAAAGTGGTTGGTTCTGCATTAGGCTTTGCAGGAGCTATGGTGTGCACTTTCGTCCAAGGGCCCGCGATCTACTCAGAGAGCCGGAAAGACTTCCTGCGCGCCTACAAGCAAAGCTACTCGAGAGGCGACTGGATGAAGGGGTCCCTCATCATGCTAGGAGCCAACGGGGCGTGGTGCATGTGGTTCATCATGCAG GGCCCATTGATCAAGCAGTATCCTGCCAAACTACGTCTCACAGCTCTGCAATGTCTCTCTAGCTGTGCATTGTCGGCAATCTGGGCTGCAGCAaagcaaagagagagagaatcttGGAGGCTTGGATGGAACATCAACCTTGTTTCAGTCTTTTATTGT GGGGCGATTTCGACTGCAATCTGTTACTGGCTAATTGTTTGGGTGGTGGAGAAGAAAGGGCCGGTGTTTGGCGCAGCGTTCTCGCCGTTAGCACTGATCATCACGGCGGTTTTCTCAGCCATATTGTTGCAGGAGACGCTTCACTGGGGAAG TGTTGGTGGAGCTGTTTTGCTGGTGATTGGGCTTTATGGCATTCTCTGGGGGAAGTCTAAAGAAACCAAAATAGCAGTAACCAATCAACAAAGCGTACCAAAGGAAACTACTCCATGA
- the LOC131011639 gene encoding 5-formyltetrahydrofolate cyclo-ligase-like protein COG0212 yields MRNRDIIQHGFASPNRHFCMDVQLLKLSHASPLSIKWTPASSSRPPLNLPSISRTITPISPLFSRTTASRRSDATFDEAAYEAKRLSLDAAARESMAEKSAVEGDDPKAWKWVIRKRVWDFMEARNIAQFPRPVHHRIPNFVGAHIAAQKLSELQVFKEAKCVKVNPDTPQKQVRFLTLNGGKKLLTPQPRLRTGFFSILEYSMLIPETIKEACTSVGVAKYGKPIGLEEKIKVDLIVVGSVAVDPKTGARLGKGEGFAELEYGMLRYMGSIDDSTPIVTSVHDEQLVDEIPMDKLLVHDVPVDIICTPTQIIFTNTSIPKPQGIYWDKLSPEKLGQIKILRELKSKIERETGEKLPTAKEALMHLVFFSIM; encoded by the exons ATGAGAAACCGCGACATCATCCAACATGGCTTCGCGAGTCCCAACCGCCATTTTTGTATGGATGTGCAATTGCTCAAGCTCTCTCACGCATCTCCGCTGTCAATCAAATGGACTCCTGCTTCCAGTTCCAGACCACCCCTTAACCTCCCTTCAATTTCCCGGACAATAACCCCTATTTCCCCACTGTTTTCGAGAACGACGGCCTCCCGCCGCAGCGACGCCACTTTCGACGAGGCGGCGTACGAGGCGAAGCGGCTGAGCTTGGACGCCGCCGCCCGGGAGTCCATGGCCGAGAAATCCGCTGTCGAAGGCGACGACCCGAAGGCGTGGAAATGGGTCATCAGGAAGCGGGTTTGGGACTTTATGGAGGCCCGGAATATAGCTCAGTTCCCCCGCCCCGTTCACCACCGCATTCCCAATTTCGTCGGCGCCCACATTGCTGCTCAAAAA TTGAGTGAGTTGCAGGTGTTTAAGGAGGCGAAATGCGTGAAAGTTAATCCGGATACGCCCCAAAAACAAGTCAGATTCCTCACACTTAATG GTGGGAAAAAGCTTTTGACTCCACAGCCACGTCTGAGGACCGGATTCTTCTCTATACTGGAATACTCAATGTTAATTCCTGAGACTATTAAGGAGGCATGCACATCTGTCGGAGTTGCCAAGTATGGCAAGCCTATAGGACTGGAGGAAAAGATAAAAGTGGACTTAATTGTTGTTGGTTCTGTTGCTGTCGACCCAAAGACAGGGGCAAGACTTGGCAAGGGTGAG GGATTTGCTGAACTTGAATATGGTATGCTACGTTACATGGGTTCCATTGAtgactcgacaccaattgtcaCATCTG tgCATGATGAACAATTGGTGGATGAGATTCCCATGGACAAATTGCTGGTTCATGATGTACCTGTCGACATCATTTGCACTCCAACCCAAATTATCTTCACCAACACCTCAATTCCAAAACCTCAAG GAATATACTGGGATAAACTATCTCCAGAAAAGCTTGGTCAAATAAAAATACTAAGGGAGCTAAAGAGTAAAATTGAACGCGAAACTGGGGAAAAGCTTCCCACCGCCAAGGAAGCGCTGATGCATCTCGTTTTTTTCTCAATCATGTAa